In one Nicotiana sylvestris chromosome 8, ASM39365v2, whole genome shotgun sequence genomic region, the following are encoded:
- the LOC104233942 gene encoding uncharacterized protein isoform X1 produces MIIVSIDLVLVNYMMNTAASLFRRLNIRELVTGTPAYNTARDVSGDGLSLMFRRWATKKTAGSTKNGRDSKPKNLGVKKFGGERVIPGNIIVRQRGTRFHPGNYVGIGKDHTLYALKEGCVKFERHKLSGRKWVHVEPKDGHALHPVYSSTVAAELKTAT; encoded by the exons ATTTGGTTTTGGTGAATTACATGATGAATACTGCAGCATCGTTGTTTAGGAGGTTAAATATCAGAGAGCTGGTAACAGGCACACCTGCTTACAATACCGCTAGGG ATGTTTCCGGAGATGGATTGAGCTTGATGTTTAGGAGGTGGGCTACTAAAAAGACAGCAGGGTCTACAAAGAATGGCCGTGATTCAAAACCGAAGAATCTAGGCGTGAAGAAATTTGGTGGAGAG AGAGTGATACCTGGAAATATTATTGTTCGTCAAAGGGGAACCCGATTTCATCCTGGAAACTATGTTGGAATTGGGAAGGATCACACGCTTTATGCTTTGAAAGAAGGCTGTGTTAAGTTTGAGCGCCACAAGCTGAGTGGGCGCAAATGGGTGCATGTTGAGCCCAAGGATGGTCATGCGCTTCACCCGGTTTATTCGAGCACTGTAGCTGCTGAGCTTAAGACAGCTACTTAA
- the LOC104233942 gene encoding uncharacterized protein isoform X2 translates to MMNTAASLFRRLNIRELVTGTPAYNTARDVSGDGLSLMFRRWATKKTAGSTKNGRDSKPKNLGVKKFGGERVIPGNIIVRQRGTRFHPGNYVGIGKDHTLYALKEGCVKFERHKLSGRKWVHVEPKDGHALHPVYSSTVAAELKTAT, encoded by the exons ATGATGAATACTGCAGCATCGTTGTTTAGGAGGTTAAATATCAGAGAGCTGGTAACAGGCACACCTGCTTACAATACCGCTAGGG ATGTTTCCGGAGATGGATTGAGCTTGATGTTTAGGAGGTGGGCTACTAAAAAGACAGCAGGGTCTACAAAGAATGGCCGTGATTCAAAACCGAAGAATCTAGGCGTGAAGAAATTTGGTGGAGAG AGAGTGATACCTGGAAATATTATTGTTCGTCAAAGGGGAACCCGATTTCATCCTGGAAACTATGTTGGAATTGGGAAGGATCACACGCTTTATGCTTTGAAAGAAGGCTGTGTTAAGTTTGAGCGCCACAAGCTGAGTGGGCGCAAATGGGTGCATGTTGAGCCCAAGGATGGTCATGCGCTTCACCCGGTTTATTCGAGCACTGTAGCTGCTGAGCTTAAGACAGCTACTTAA